The following is a genomic window from Streptomyces lincolnensis.
CATCAAGGACGTCCTGGCGATCCCTGCCGGACGCCGGCCCCGCGTACCGGTGTCCGAGATCGTGCGCGAGCCGCTCCTGGTCCCGGAGTCGCTCACCGTCGACCGGCTGCTGGACCGGCTGTCCGGCAAGCGCACCATGGCCGTCGTCATCGACGAGTACGGCGGTACGGCGGGCGTGGCCACCCTGGAGGACATCGTCGAGGAGGTCGTCGGCGAGGTACGGGACGAGCACGACCCGCACGAGACGCCCGACCTGGCCCCGGCCGGCACCGACGACGAGGGCCGCACCCTGTACTCGGCGGACGGCTCGGCCCGCATCGACCAGCTCGCCCGGGTCGGCCTGCGGGCGCCCGAAGGGCCGTACGAGACGCTGGCCGGTCTGGTGGCGGCCGAGCTCGGCCGGATCCCGGCCGTCGGCGACCGCGTCGACGTCACGGGCTGGCGGCTGGACGTGGTGGACGCCTCGGGCCGCAGGGCCGCGCGCCTGCTGCTGCACGCGCCGCCGGACGACGACCCGACTCAGAGGGAGGGCGCATGACCGCGATCCAACTGCTGATCGGCCTGGCGACCCTCGTCGTCAACGCCTTCTTCGTCGGCGCCGAGTTCGCGCTGATCTCGGTGCGCCGCAGCCAGATCGAACCGCACGCCGAACAGGGCGACCGGCGGGCCAAGAGCGTGCTGTGGGGCCTGCAGCACGTGTCCGCTCTGATGGCCGCCGCGCAGCTCGGCATCACCCTGTGCACGCTGGTGCTGGGTGTGGTCGCCGAGCCGGCGATCGAGCATCTGCTGGAGCCGGTGTTCCACGCGGTGGGTGTACCGGAGGGCGCCGGGCATGCCGTGTCCTTCGTGATCGCGCTGACCCTGGCGACGTATATGCACATGCTGCTCGGCGAGATGGTGCCGAAGAACATCGCGCTCGCCGAGCCGGTGCGCAGCGCGCTGCTGCTCGGCCCGCCGCTGGTCGCGCTGTCCCGCGCGCTGCGCCCGGTGATCTTCACGATCAACGCCTTCGCGAACGCCCTGCTGAAGCTGTTGCGGGTGGAGACCAGGAACGAGGTCGCGGCCACCTTCTCGGACGCCGAGCTGGCCCGGATCGTACGGGACTCCGGGGAGGCCGGCCTGATCGACGACCGCGCGCGGGAGCGGCTGCACGACGCGCTGGAACTGGGCCGCAGGCCGGTGCGGGACGTCGTGCTGCCGCTGGACCACGTCGCCTACGCGTTCCTCGGTGTCACACCCGACCGGCTGGAGGAGATGTCCGCCGAGTCCGGTTACTCCCGTTTCCCCGTGGTGGACGAGGAACGGCACATCATCGGCTACCTGCACGTCAAGGACGCCCTCGACCAGACCCCCCGGGACCGGCCGTTCCGGCGGGAGGACATGCGGGCCATCGCCCGGATCCGGGAGACGACCCCGCTGGACGACGTGCTCACGGCGATGCGCCGCAGCCGTACGCATCTGGCGGCCGTGCAGAGCGAGGACGGGCGGCTCACCGGGCTGGTGACCATGGAGGACGTGCTGCGGGAGCTGTTCGGTCAGCCGGCGTGAGCGGGTGCCGGTGAGGATGTGGCCGGACGTCCGGGCCGACCGACCGCCGGGTATGCGCCTCGGGATACCATTTCCGTCGCCATGCAGACGAATCCCACATACACCAGCCTGGTCGCGGTCGGCGACTCCTTCACCGAGGGCATG
Proteins encoded in this region:
- a CDS encoding hemolysin family protein; translation: MTAIQLLIGLATLVVNAFFVGAEFALISVRRSQIEPHAEQGDRRAKSVLWGLQHVSALMAAAQLGITLCTLVLGVVAEPAIEHLLEPVFHAVGVPEGAGHAVSFVIALTLATYMHMLLGEMVPKNIALAEPVRSALLLGPPLVALSRALRPVIFTINAFANALLKLLRVETRNEVAATFSDAELARIVRDSGEAGLIDDRARERLHDALELGRRPVRDVVLPLDHVAYAFLGVTPDRLEEMSAESGYSRFPVVDEERHIIGYLHVKDALDQTPRDRPFRREDMRAIARIRETTPLDDVLTAMRRSRTHLAAVQSEDGRLTGLVTMEDVLRELFGQPA